The following proteins are co-located in the Microbulbifer sp. VAAF005 genome:
- a CDS encoding aminotransferase class I/II-fold pyridoxal phosphate-dependent enzyme has translation MTNFIPRFSLQSEALNGEDANVWAVSDRAHDLANKGEDVIFLCVGDPNFDTPEPILDFARARLGVGRTHYSPAAGEPMLRRAIADIESKVSPHPCNPDDVVVFPGGTNAIYAVLACLLNPGEEIVIPEPMYIGYVPICDALRLSVKRVTCPAETNFAFDVDAIKASISEQTKVVMINTPVNPTGAMATPEQLRELAAYCRERNIWLVCDEVYSMITFARRHTSLRTAAESLDNIVVVDGLSKSHAMSGWRLGWAVARGPLVDRLIAFAGATIFGCPQFIQEAAAFALEFDSYFVKQMRDAYQQRRDLIVERIGQIPGLSCYSPEAGMFVMVDVSKVSSSGQTFAEALLDAERVSVLPGAPFGSSSVNHVRLTLAADEAELSRALDRIEQFVTSGNRQAG, from the coding sequence GTGACAAATTTTATCCCCAGGTTCAGCTTGCAAAGTGAGGCTTTGAATGGTGAGGACGCCAATGTTTGGGCTGTGAGTGACCGGGCTCACGATCTCGCCAATAAAGGGGAGGATGTCATCTTTCTCTGTGTAGGTGATCCCAACTTTGACACCCCCGAGCCGATCCTCGACTTTGCCCGCGCTCGCCTGGGAGTGGGGCGCACCCACTATTCCCCTGCGGCCGGGGAGCCAATGTTGCGCAGGGCTATCGCGGACATCGAGAGCAAGGTCTCTCCCCACCCCTGTAATCCGGATGATGTTGTTGTTTTCCCCGGTGGAACTAACGCTATCTACGCAGTACTTGCCTGCCTGCTAAACCCCGGTGAGGAGATAGTAATTCCCGAGCCGATGTATATCGGCTATGTTCCCATTTGTGATGCCTTGCGCCTCTCAGTAAAACGGGTGACCTGCCCGGCGGAGACTAATTTCGCTTTTGATGTCGACGCTATCAAGGCCTCCATCAGCGAGCAGACCAAGGTCGTTATGATCAATACGCCGGTAAACCCGACTGGCGCGATGGCTACCCCTGAACAATTGCGCGAGTTGGCGGCATACTGCCGCGAGCGCAATATTTGGCTGGTGTGTGATGAAGTTTATTCAATGATCACCTTTGCCCGCCGCCACACCTCTCTGCGTACAGCAGCGGAGTCGCTGGATAATATTGTTGTGGTTGATGGCTTGTCCAAATCCCACGCCATGAGTGGCTGGCGCCTGGGGTGGGCAGTGGCTCGTGGTCCCCTGGTAGATCGTTTGATTGCTTTTGCAGGGGCGACAATTTTTGGATGCCCTCAGTTCATCCAGGAGGCTGCAGCCTTTGCCTTGGAGTTTGATAGCTACTTCGTGAAGCAGATGCGGGATGCCTATCAGCAGCGTCGAGACCTGATTGTTGAGAGGATTGGCCAGATACCTGGCTTGAGTTGCTACAGCCCTGAGGCTGGGATGTTTGTTATGGTGGATGTCTCCAAGGTATCCAGCTCCGGGCAAACCTTCGCTGAAGCCCTTTTGGATGCTGAGCGGGTCTCGGTACTGCCTGGCGCGCCCTTTGGTAGCAGTTCAGTGAATCATGTTCGCCTCACCCTGGCGGCTGATGAGGCCGAGTTGTCGCGGGCCTTGGATCGCATTGAACAGTTCGTCACCAGTGGTAACCGCCAGGCCGGTTAG
- a CDS encoding S41 family peptidase, translating to MRKNSGGNGFMGGLISGYLFDKPTHLNSIHWKPAGNITEIWSQEKVQGKKVANTPVYILTSSDTFSAAEAFAYYLKHLERATIIGEATKGGANPWQYFPLENGFKIAIPIAKAVNPITKTNWEGTGVKPDIETSREKAFSTAYRLALQEAKISTAHPEHLKEIQQKLQDFVSL from the coding sequence CTGAGAAAGAATAGTGGTGGTAATGGCTTTATGGGCGGCCTTATCAGCGGTTATCTTTTTGATAAACCCACCCACCTCAATAGCATCCACTGGAAGCCAGCAGGCAATATTACAGAGATTTGGAGTCAGGAAAAGGTTCAGGGTAAAAAGGTAGCAAATACCCCGGTATATATATTAACCAGTAGCGATACCTTCTCAGCAGCAGAGGCCTTTGCGTACTATTTAAAGCACCTGGAGCGTGCAACCATTATTGGAGAGGCTACCAAAGGTGGAGCAAATCCCTGGCAGTACTTCCCCCTTGAGAATGGCTTTAAAATAGCAATCCCTATCGCCAAGGCAGTCAATCCGATTACCAAAACTAACTGGGAGGGGACTGGTGTAAAACCAGATATCGAGACATCCCGGGAGAAAGCATTTTCAACAGCCTATAGGCTCGCCTTACAAGAGGCCAAAATCTCTACTGCACACCCGGAACATTTAAAAGAAATCCAGCAAAAGCTACAAGATTTCGTTAGCCTTTAA
- a CDS encoding 2OG-Fe dioxygenase family protein, with amino-acid sequence MFQFTQIRRHIPEDLEDSFARLPPDEYLKSQYSYRYRTYCSGLYRGNSIEWSSSTIFMQSKTINKYLGDIERHYPALEPSARIFSQNIVRHLVSSQYIPANEYQVGCHQIRVRATDEFNAYPTPEGFHQDGFDYVAINCINRNNVNGGESFISSLDENEIIFHGTLTPGKALVLNDRSLKHYVSPITPLFPGEAVRDVVVITLHSNTINI; translated from the coding sequence ATGTTTCAGTTTACCCAAATTCGTAGACATATCCCTGAGGATCTTGAGGACAGCTTTGCTCGACTCCCTCCAGATGAATATTTAAAATCCCAATATTCATATCGTTATCGAACATATTGCTCAGGATTATATCGTGGCAACTCAATCGAATGGAGCTCTAGTACCATTTTCATGCAAAGTAAAACGATTAACAAATACCTCGGGGATATAGAGCGTCACTACCCCGCACTGGAACCAAGTGCTAGAATATTTTCGCAGAACATTGTAAGGCACCTAGTATCCAGCCAATATATACCGGCAAACGAGTATCAGGTCGGATGCCACCAGATAAGAGTTCGTGCTACAGATGAATTCAACGCTTATCCCACCCCTGAAGGTTTTCACCAAGATGGGTTTGACTATGTAGCGATTAATTGTATTAATAGGAATAATGTCAATGGAGGCGAGTCATTCATCAGCAGCTTGGATGAAAATGAAATTATATTTCATGGCACACTAACCCCAGGAAAAGCTTTAGTTTTGAACGACAGGTCACTCAAACACTACGTAAGCCCCATCACCCCTCTTTTTCCAGGGGAGGCTGTTAGAGATGTTGTGGTAATTACATTACACAGCAATACAATCAATATATAA
- a CDS encoding YqaA family protein gives MGYFLEFGFLGLFVSAFLAATILPLSSEIVMTGLLLQGLSPWALIIVATTGNVAGSLLNYALGYWASLGMIKKWLRMSEEEFVKAEQRFKKYGVFSLFFSWVPIIGDPLTVMAGILRIRLVWFLLLVATGKCLRYLVVYYMVLQAS, from the coding sequence ATGGGGTACTTTCTTGAGTTTGGATTTTTGGGGCTTTTCGTATCAGCATTCCTGGCAGCGACCATTCTGCCGCTAAGCTCAGAAATTGTAATGACTGGTCTATTGCTCCAGGGCCTCTCCCCTTGGGCCCTGATAATAGTCGCCACTACTGGGAATGTAGCGGGCTCTCTTCTCAATTATGCATTAGGCTACTGGGCCAGCTTGGGCATGATCAAGAAATGGTTGAGAATGTCTGAAGAGGAATTTGTAAAGGCTGAACAGAGATTTAAAAAATATGGGGTATTCTCCCTGTTTTTTTCCTGGGTGCCTATTATTGGTGATCCCCTTACTGTAATGGCTGGTATTCTAAGAATTCGCTTGGTTTGGTTTTTGTTGTTGGTTGCCACGGGTAAATGTCTACGCTATCTGGTGGTTTACTATATGGTCTTGCAAGCATCTTGA
- a CDS encoding CPXCG motif-containing cysteine-rich protein has translation MERSIYCPYCGEIIKILVDSSVLPQQYTEDCQVCCRPIVFFVELDLNGELSIVAHTEDEAF, from the coding sequence GTGGAGAGAAGTATTTACTGCCCTTATTGCGGTGAAATCATAAAAATACTGGTTGATTCATCAGTTTTGCCTCAACAGTACACTGAGGACTGCCAAGTTTGCTGTAGACCTATCGTTTTCTTTGTGGAACTCGATTTAAATGGCGAGCTATCTATCGTGGCTCATACTGAGGATGAAGCGTTCTAA
- a CDS encoding deoxyribodipyrimidine photo-lyase translates to MSRPVTLPRGLVWLRSDLRLNDNSALYQASVQCKEVAAVFIACPDTWQSQDEGNPLVTFRIACLRELQDGLEERNIPLYFVEVPTFAQVPGVLQQIVERLNINALYANAEYPLNELRRDNAVKDLLTNEGVQVQFYSDRTLLPPGAVRTGGGEPYKVFTPFKRALIQLCADSEVKTLPKPRKISTRENEAHWRKWLSLSEGQKLSQKIPTQLSTYSIDKIDDAGLIKGWQAGEKAALKRLKKFGGKISAYQAERDFPALDSTSCLSPYLNSGAVSIRQCIAMALDMNEGRWLGGDDGAACWISELIWREFYTHLLVDFPRLSKGRPFKQETDQIPWSYNKDQFERWTLGETGVPIVDAAMRQLNETAWMHNRLRMIVASFLSKNMLIDWRWGERYFMQRLIDADFASNNGGWQWTASTGTDAAPYFRVFNPYSQSQRFDPNGDFIRKFVPELKELSDKAIHDPPPTQGYPQVICDVGAGRKRAIEVFANLK, encoded by the coding sequence ATGAGCCGCCCAGTGACTTTGCCGCGTGGCCTGGTATGGCTACGCAGTGACTTACGCCTCAATGATAATTCAGCACTTTACCAAGCCAGTGTGCAATGTAAGGAGGTGGCTGCTGTATTTATTGCCTGTCCGGATACCTGGCAGAGCCAGGATGAAGGCAATCCGCTGGTGACTTTTCGTATCGCCTGTTTGCGTGAATTACAAGATGGATTAGAGGAGCGCAATATACCGCTGTACTTCGTTGAAGTTCCTACTTTTGCTCAGGTTCCAGGGGTTCTTCAGCAAATAGTTGAGCGCCTGAATATCAATGCTCTCTATGCGAATGCTGAATATCCACTCAATGAGTTGCGCCGTGATAATGCAGTAAAAGATTTACTGACAAATGAGGGGGTCCAGGTTCAATTCTATAGTGACCGCACCCTGCTTCCACCGGGAGCAGTAAGAACCGGCGGAGGGGAACCCTACAAGGTGTTTACCCCCTTCAAGCGTGCACTGATTCAATTGTGTGCCGATAGTGAAGTAAAAACCTTGCCTAAGCCTCGGAAAATTTCTACCCGGGAAAATGAAGCACATTGGCGAAAGTGGCTTTCTTTATCTGAAGGGCAGAAATTGAGCCAAAAGATTCCAACGCAACTGTCGACATACTCGATAGATAAGATCGACGATGCAGGCCTGATTAAAGGTTGGCAAGCAGGAGAAAAGGCGGCACTGAAACGGCTCAAGAAGTTCGGTGGAAAAATATCTGCTTATCAGGCAGAGAGAGACTTTCCAGCACTTGATAGTACCTCCTGCTTATCCCCCTACCTAAATAGTGGTGCTGTTTCGATTCGCCAATGTATAGCAATGGCGTTGGATATGAATGAGGGGCGTTGGCTGGGTGGAGATGATGGGGCGGCCTGTTGGATTAGCGAATTAATCTGGCGGGAGTTTTATACCCATTTGTTGGTGGACTTTCCCCGTCTGAGTAAAGGGAGGCCATTCAAGCAGGAAACTGACCAAATCCCCTGGTCCTACAATAAGGATCAGTTTGAGCGTTGGACTTTGGGGGAGACTGGGGTTCCGATAGTTGATGCAGCGATGCGACAGTTAAATGAGACTGCCTGGATGCATAATCGATTGCGTATGATAGTAGCTTCATTTCTCAGTAAAAATATGCTGATAGATTGGCGCTGGGGTGAGCGCTACTTTATGCAGCGCTTAATTGATGCAGACTTTGCTTCCAACAATGGGGGCTGGCAGTGGACTGCCTCCACGGGTACTGATGCTGCACCCTATTTCCGTGTATTTAATCCTTATAGTCAGTCGCAACGTTTTGATCCCAATGGAGATTTTATCCGAAAATTTGTACCTGAGCTAAAGGAGCTGAGCGACAAAGCCATACACGATCCACCGCCGACTCAAGGCTATCCTCAAGTGATTTGCGATGTGGGGGCTGGACGGAAGCGAGCCATTGAAGTTTTTGCCAATTTGAAGTGA
- a CDS encoding MerR family transcriptional regulator, which produces MSDPEVVEKNYFPIREIARRTGVHPVTLRAWERRYGLLKPMRTSKGHRLYSEEEVEQIEKVLQCLARGVSIGQVRNLLAREQDKLGLPATTGDGKNNWQAMLDETSSLLRDFAEPQLRRRLDQWFSSFPAALLLEHWLKPLHVRLERFRLPEAHGAQIFFWPLLKEQLLLANGMARKNLDKDKSQAKPRVLLLEIGIQGQQAFIQMFIAVLLAAGIEVITLTYPAGLLELGSTVKKLGAQGVLCYSHKALPKSILERELPSAVQGMTDPLWLAGDFIEVQRLALTELNLLPLTKVLAGNTESAVTQLRESLKL; this is translated from the coding sequence ATGTCCGACCCAGAAGTTGTTGAAAAAAACTATTTTCCGATTCGTGAGATAGCTCGGAGGACCGGGGTGCACCCCGTGACCTTACGGGCCTGGGAGCGCCGCTATGGTTTACTAAAACCCATGCGCACCAGCAAAGGGCATCGCCTTTATAGTGAAGAGGAAGTCGAGCAGATTGAAAAGGTCCTGCAATGCCTCGCCAGGGGCGTTTCCATTGGTCAAGTGCGAAACTTGTTAGCGCGAGAGCAGGACAAATTGGGGTTGCCAGCGACTACAGGCGATGGAAAAAACAATTGGCAGGCTATGCTGGATGAAACCTCCAGTCTTCTCAGAGACTTTGCAGAACCCCAGCTGCGCCGCCGTCTCGATCAATGGTTTTCCTCATTCCCTGCCGCTTTGCTGTTGGAGCACTGGCTGAAACCTTTGCATGTGCGGCTTGAGCGATTTCGCCTACCTGAAGCCCATGGAGCGCAGATATTTTTCTGGCCTCTGTTAAAGGAACAGCTACTTCTGGCTAATGGTATGGCCAGGAAAAACCTGGACAAAGACAAGTCCCAGGCGAAGCCCCGTGTTCTTTTACTGGAAATTGGCATTCAGGGCCAACAGGCATTTATACAGATGTTTATTGCGGTACTCCTTGCCGCGGGAATAGAGGTCATTACCCTGACTTATCCTGCGGGATTATTGGAGCTTGGAAGTACAGTCAAAAAACTGGGTGCTCAGGGAGTACTGTGCTATAGCCACAAGGCTCTGCCGAAAAGTATTCTTGAACGTGAGCTACCAAGTGCTGTTCAGGGGATGACTGATCCTCTGTGGCTTGCGGGTGATTTTATTGAAGTGCAGCGTTTGGCTTTGACTGAACTGAACCTACTCCCTTTAACAAAAGTACTTGCCGGAAATACAGAGAGTGCAGTTACACAATTGCGGGAGTCTTTAAAGCTATGA
- a CDS encoding DUF523 and DUF1722 domain-containing protein, with product MNIQFLPHKIPVGISRCAVGDPVRYNGSHKHSKVCTQLLGNCFDLQAYCPEVAIGLGVPRPPIHLIVSDRLRAVGRDDTNIDVTEDLEAYADEISPEVEQLRGFILMQKSPSCGVRTTPHYKEDGRGVLAHSAGLFAARVRENFPHLPMEEVGRLNASDIRENFLTRVFAYDAWHRYVSPDPRPAKVIEFYTAYKYLLLAHSQPLTRALGQFVSNSRAVTPEEFAYEIRGRIMDILSQHASRKDRTNALMHSQGHLKGYLSREERAELAQLIEEYRQGHKPISAVLTMLRHYLPRSPHHFIHSQVLLAAEPAELGLCEFR from the coding sequence ATGAATATTCAATTCCTGCCGCATAAGATTCCCGTTGGTATCAGCCGCTGTGCCGTGGGTGATCCAGTTCGATATAACGGTAGCCATAAGCACAGCAAAGTCTGCACTCAGCTGCTGGGTAATTGCTTTGATCTGCAAGCTTACTGCCCGGAAGTGGCAATAGGCTTGGGAGTGCCCCGCCCGCCAATTCACCTGATTGTCAGTGATCGCCTGCGCGCAGTTGGGCGCGATGACACCAATATCGATGTGACAGAGGACCTTGAAGCTTACGCAGACGAGATAAGTCCGGAGGTCGAGCAGTTGCGCGGTTTTATCCTGATGCAAAAGTCTCCCAGCTGCGGTGTGCGTACTACCCCCCATTACAAAGAAGATGGTCGCGGTGTACTGGCGCATTCGGCAGGTCTATTTGCTGCGCGTGTGAGAGAGAATTTCCCCCACCTCCCTATGGAGGAAGTAGGGCGACTGAATGCCAGCGATATTCGCGAGAACTTTTTAACCCGAGTATTTGCTTACGATGCCTGGCATCGCTATGTATCGCCGGATCCTCGACCCGCTAAAGTTATTGAGTTTTACACCGCTTATAAGTACCTCTTGCTAGCCCATAGCCAGCCTCTGACCCGTGCCTTGGGTCAGTTTGTTTCCAACTCTCGTGCGGTGACCCCCGAAGAGTTCGCTTATGAAATTCGTGGGCGGATTATGGATATTCTCTCCCAACATGCATCGCGCAAGGATCGAACCAATGCGCTGATGCACAGCCAGGGGCATTTAAAGGGCTATTTAAGCCGGGAAGAGCGGGCTGAATTAGCCCAGCTTATCGAGGAGTACCGGCAAGGGCATAAACCGATTTCGGCGGTGCTTACTATGCTCCGTCATTACTTGCCGAGAAGCCCACACCACTTTATCCACAGCCAAGTCTTGCTCGCTGCCGAGCCGGCTGAATTAGGTTTATGTGAATTTCGATAA